The following are from one region of the Chloracidobacterium sp. genome:
- a CDS encoding bifunctional hydroxymethylpyrimidine kinase/phosphomethylpyrimidine kinase has translation MSLTVVGSVAFDALESPFGKRDRVLGGAATHFGLSASFFTEVNAVGVVGGDFTDAEWEAFRRHHINTADIEVVPDGKTFFWSGRYDYDMNTAHTLDTQLNVFETFDPKLSDRSKGAKLLFLANILPMLQKGVREQCPDARFVAMDTMNFWISSMKDAVIETIKVVDCIIINDAEARQLTDEPSIYKAARAIMDLGLKAVVIKRGEYGATLFTKDGYFAAPAYPLESVFDPTGAGDTFAGGFMGYLAAQNDINDETMRRAMIYGSVMASFNVEKFGTERVDALDYPEINERFKAFKRMTHFDDIPFERANVA, from the coding sequence ATGTCATTAACAGTAGTAGGTTCCGTCGCTTTTGACGCGCTTGAGTCCCCGTTCGGAAAGCGCGACAGGGTTCTGGGCGGTGCGGCGACGCACTTTGGCCTTTCGGCCAGCTTTTTTACCGAGGTGAATGCGGTCGGTGTTGTCGGCGGCGATTTTACCGACGCTGAATGGGAAGCCTTCAGGCGTCATCATATCAACACAGCTGACATCGAGGTTGTCCCGGACGGCAAGACATTTTTTTGGAGCGGCCGTTACGATTACGATATGAACACGGCCCATACGCTCGATACACAGCTAAATGTGTTCGAGACCTTCGACCCCAAGCTGTCGGATCGCTCGAAAGGCGCGAAACTGCTGTTTCTCGCAAATATCCTGCCGATGCTTCAGAAGGGCGTCCGGGAACAATGTCCTGACGCCAGGTTTGTAGCTATGGATACGATGAATTTCTGGATCTCATCGATGAAGGACGCGGTTATCGAAACCATAAAGGTCGTCGATTGCATCATCATTAATGATGCCGAAGCCCGTCAGTTGACCGATGAGCCCAGCATTTATAAAGCCGCTCGAGCGATTATGGATCTCGGATTAAAGGCCGTTGTTATTAAACGCGGGGAATATGGTGCTACGCTTTTCACTAAGGATGGGTATTTCGCGGCTCCTGCTTATCCGCTTGAGAGTGTCTTTGATCCTACCGGTGCGGGTGATACGTTCGCCGGCGGTTTTATGGGTTACCTAGCGGCACAGAACGATATCAACGATGAAACGATGCGGCGTGCAATGATATACGGCTCGGTCATGGCTTCGTTCAACGTCGAGAAGTTCGGTACCGAGCGTGTCGATGCACTTGATTACCCCGAGATAAACGAGCGATTCAAAGCGTTCAAGAGAATGACCCATTTTGACGACATCCCGTTCGAAAGAGCGAATGTAGCCTAA
- a CDS encoding enoyl-ACP reductase, translated as MLENKVGMIFGVANKRSIAWACASACAAQGAKQAFTYQGERLQENVEKLAAELPDSLVVPCDVTDQAEVDAAFDAVKARYGRLDYLVHSIAFAPKEALEGEFVTTTRDAFRTALEISAFSLTQVSLAAAPLMTNGGSIVTMTYYGAEKVVSNYNVMGVAKAALEASVRYLASDLGKQNIRVNAISAGPINTLSARGVKNMGSLLGYVGEKSPLKRNVTAAEVGNTALFLVSELASGITGETIYVDCGYNIMGI; from the coding sequence ATGCTCGAGAACAAAGTTGGAATGATATTCGGAGTTGCTAACAAGCGGTCGATCGCGTGGGCTTGTGCGTCGGCATGTGCAGCTCAAGGTGCTAAACAAGCGTTCACGTATCAGGGCGAACGTTTGCAGGAAAACGTCGAAAAGCTCGCGGCTGAGCTGCCCGATTCGCTCGTCGTGCCTTGTGATGTTACCGATCAGGCCGAGGTCGACGCCGCATTCGATGCTGTTAAGGCGCGATACGGACGGCTTGATTATTTGGTTCATTCAATCGCGTTTGCCCCAAAGGAAGCACTCGAAGGCGAGTTTGTGACAACGACCCGCGACGCCTTTCGCACGGCTCTCGAGATCAGCGCGTTCTCGCTGACGCAGGTCTCGCTCGCCGCAGCCCCGCTCATGACAAACGGAGGCAGCATCGTGACCATGACCTATTATGGCGCGGAAAAGGTCGTCTCGAACTACAACGTAATGGGCGTCGCAAAGGCGGCTCTCGAGGCATCGGTGCGATATCTCGCCTCCGATCTCGGCAAGCAGAACATACGTGTCAACGCGATCAGTGCCGGACCGATAAATACCCTTTCGGCGCGGGGCGTCAAAAACATGGGCTCGCTTCTCGGCTATGTCGGCGAAAAATCGCCGTTGAAACGCAATGTGACCGCTGCCGAGGTTGGCAACACGGCTCTTTTTCTAGTAAGCGAACTAGCTTCGGGCATCACGGGCGAGACGATATACGTCGATTGCGGTTATAACATCATGGGGATATAA
- a CDS encoding TIGR00730 family Rossman fold protein, which produces MAETDKTKPRRLKNKNKPPEPKTVAEAKKREEEPGYWQMTDDEMLLRSPEPEDELKTSDSWRVFRIMGEFVDGFDNLATITRGVSIFGSARTREDDEMYIAARETARLLAEVGFEIITGGGPGIMEAANRGAFEAGKVSVGCNIQLPFEQAANPYQNKSLTFKYFFVRKTMFIKYSNAYIIFPGGFGTMDELFEALTLIQTRKIRNFPVVLFGSQYWRGLLQWITSAMLNEHNISPEDLNLIHLTDSPEDALDFIVKVCGVDTKRLGEKLP; this is translated from the coding sequence ATGGCTGAAACTGACAAGACAAAGCCCAGAAGGCTGAAGAACAAGAACAAACCGCCGGAACCGAAGACCGTCGCCGAAGCGAAGAAGCGCGAGGAAGAACCTGGCTACTGGCAAATGACCGACGACGAAATGCTTTTGCGTTCGCCGGAGCCTGAGGACGAACTGAAGACGTCCGATTCGTGGCGTGTATTTCGCATCATGGGCGAGTTTGTCGATGGATTTGACAACCTTGCGACAATAACTCGAGGCGTTTCGATATTCGGATCAGCCCGAACCCGAGAAGACGACGAAATGTACATCGCCGCCCGGGAAACGGCACGACTCCTCGCAGAGGTCGGATTCGAGATCATCACGGGCGGCGGCCCGGGAATTATGGAAGCTGCGAATCGCGGCGCCTTTGAGGCCGGAAAGGTCTCTGTTGGCTGCAATATCCAACTCCCGTTCGAACAGGCCGCAAACCCGTATCAGAACAAGTCGTTGACATTCAAGTATTTCTTTGTCCGGAAGACGATGTTCATCAAATACAGTAACGCCTATATTATTTTCCCTGGCGGGTTCGGAACAATGGATGAACTGTTTGAGGCACTCACCCTAATTCAGACCCGCAAGATCCGCAACTTCCCGGTTGTATTGTTTGGTTCGCAATATTGGCGGGGCCTACTTCAATGGATAACATCGGCGATGCTTAATGAACACAATATATCCCCGGAAGATCTGAATCTGATACACCTGACCGATTCACCCGAGGATGCCTTGGATTTTATCGTGAAGGTCTGCGGAGTAGATACCAAACGCCTGGGCGAGAAGTTACCGTAA
- a CDS encoding divalent-cation tolerance protein CutA, which yields MLLVMTTVSNEDVGKAFAEKIVEARLATCVQVMPRMTSVYVWDGAIQKDDEHLLLIKTLEEKYDELEKFIRENHSYEIPEIVAVRSERAADGYLEWMTKYLR from the coding sequence ATGCTCTTAGTAATGACAACGGTCAGCAACGAGGACGTCGGCAAAGCGTTTGCCGAAAAGATCGTCGAAGCGAGGTTGGCCACGTGCGTGCAGGTGATGCCGCGAATGACGTCAGTCTACGTCTGGGATGGGGCGATCCAAAAAGACGACGAACACCTGCTTCTCATCAAGACGCTCGAAGAAAAATACGATGAACTGGAGAAATTTATCCGCGAGAATCACAGCTACGAGATCCCTGAGATCGTCGCTGTGCGATCAGAACGCGCGGCTGACGGATATCTCGAATGGATGACCAAATATTTACGGTAA
- a CDS encoding M48 family metallopeptidase: MAKKKSEGESESTAVTKSLFVRCRYCGQRNSVKEGYKNNTANCGKCKLPLSNEPHKKFADLGKHDYIHPADSKALAALRAIPGIDTALKKLLEVTGESAIRVTFMASAVKVTPQQCPDLHAKLQIACTTLGVPMPDLYIQQNPIVNAFTGGVEKPIIVLHSALIERLNEEETLAVIAHEVGHIHAEHVLYLTAAQLILAIATIPLASLPIAGILKELLTATMRGALLAWMRRAELSCDRAALLVVQDPHVVGRTMMKLAGGTFASKINYELFLEQAREFQKNYDQSKLDKFWADIINAGLSHPFPIWRVAEILKWVEGGEYERVLKSK, from the coding sequence ATGGCAAAGAAAAAAAGCGAAGGCGAGAGTGAATCAACCGCGGTGACAAAAAGTCTGTTTGTTAGATGCAGATACTGCGGTCAAAGGAACTCGGTCAAAGAAGGTTATAAGAACAATACAGCGAACTGTGGGAAATGTAAGCTTCCGCTATCAAACGAGCCGCACAAGAAGTTCGCCGATCTAGGAAAGCACGATTATATTCATCCAGCAGACAGTAAGGCTCTTGCTGCCCTACGGGCGATTCCCGGCATTGATACCGCCTTGAAAAAGCTGCTTGAAGTGACGGGGGAATCGGCTATCAGGGTTACCTTCATGGCAAGCGCCGTTAAGGTGACGCCGCAGCAGTGCCCTGACCTTCATGCAAAACTGCAGATCGCATGTACAACGCTCGGAGTCCCAATGCCGGATCTCTATATCCAGCAAAACCCGATCGTCAACGCATTCACTGGCGGTGTTGAAAAACCGATCATCGTACTGCATTCGGCGCTGATCGAGCGGCTGAACGAAGAAGAAACGCTTGCCGTCATCGCGCATGAGGTTGGCCATATTCATGCTGAGCATGTGCTTTATTTGACCGCGGCCCAACTAATACTGGCGATCGCAACGATCCCGCTTGCTTCGCTTCCGATCGCGGGAATTCTTAAGGAACTGCTTACGGCAACAATGAGAGGCGCCCTCCTGGCGTGGATGCGGCGGGCCGAACTCTCGTGTGACCGGGCCGCATTGCTCGTTGTACAGGATCCGCATGTGGTCGGGCGAACGATGATGAAGCTCGCCGGCGGCACGTTTGCTTCAAAGATCAATTATGAACTGTTTCTGGAACAGGCTCGCGAATTCCAGAAGAACTACGACCAAAGCAAGCTCGACAAATTCTGGGCAGATATCATCAACGCAGGCTTATCGCATCCTTTCCCGATATGGCGCGTTGCTGAGATACTGAAATGGGTCGAAGGTGGGGAATACGAAAGAGTTCTGAAATCGAAATGA
- a CDS encoding class I SAM-dependent RNA methyltransferase, which yields MSRKYTIGDQLTVKIEKIVPRGLGLAFADGLTVFVALAAAGDTLRVVLTEIKGKTGFAEIEEIVEPSGDRVDPPCEYFGNCGGCDFQHLNYSAQLRTKVAMIRDCISRIGKIDHQDEIVIIPSPAEFEYRLRAQWHVDPRGRRIGYFRRNSRDLIDIERCRVLVPELQAQLERFRISMRWSSFSGEKAQIDAACGSSSEISVFSPELLEPTNEITFRTEHERYNFSARSFFQGNRYLIDTLVEIAIGDSKGEIALDLYSGVGLFSLPLARRFKSVIGVEDNEAAVEMANRNAEAANAANLDFYAASVRDYLASGEAPKPDFVLLDPPRAGTEKETIQNLIDLDPERVSYVACEPSILARDLRRFVDRGYRIAKITAIDLFPQTHHVETVAHLSRT from the coding sequence TTGAGCAGAAAATACACGATCGGCGATCAGTTGACCGTTAAGATCGAAAAGATAGTCCCGCGCGGCCTTGGTCTTGCATTCGCCGATGGCCTAACGGTATTTGTCGCGTTGGCGGCCGCCGGCGACACGCTTCGCGTTGTACTGACCGAGATCAAAGGAAAAACCGGATTTGCTGAGATCGAAGAGATCGTCGAGCCAAGTGGCGATAGGGTCGATCCACCGTGTGAGTATTTCGGCAACTGCGGCGGGTGCGATTTTCAACATCTTAACTACTCCGCCCAGCTTAGAACTAAGGTCGCGATGATACGCGACTGCATCTCCCGAATTGGCAAGATCGACCATCAGGACGAAATCGTCATTATTCCCAGTCCTGCCGAATTTGAATATCGACTGCGAGCGCAATGGCATGTAGATCCACGCGGGCGCCGGATCGGCTATTTCCGCCGTAATTCACGCGATCTGATCGATATTGAACGGTGCCGTGTTCTTGTTCCCGAACTCCAAGCCCAGCTCGAACGCTTCAGGATATCAATGAGATGGAGCAGCTTTTCGGGAGAAAAGGCCCAGATCGATGCGGCGTGCGGCAGCAGCAGCGAGATATCCGTTTTTTCTCCGGAATTGCTCGAACCGACGAACGAGATAACCTTCAGGACCGAGCATGAAAGGTACAATTTCTCAGCGAGATCGTTCTTTCAGGGTAATCGATATCTGATCGACACGCTTGTCGAGATCGCCATCGGTGATTCGAAAGGCGAAATTGCTCTCGACCTTTATTCAGGTGTCGGGCTATTTTCGCTGCCGTTAGCACGGCGTTTTAAGAGTGTGATCGGGGTTGAGGACAATGAGGCCGCAGTTGAAATGGCAAATCGCAATGCTGAGGCCGCGAATGCCGCAAACCTGGACTTTTATGCGGCAAGCGTACGCGACTATCTGGCGTCGGGGGAAGCTCCGAAGCCTGACTTTGTACTACTCGATCCGCCTCGAGCCGGTACGGAAAAGGAAACGATCCAAAATTTGATCGATCTCGATCCCGAGCGCGTCTCTTACGTTGCGTGCGAACCGTCGATACTTGCGCGTGACCTACGGCGCTTTGTCGATCGCGGCTATCGGATCGCGAAAATAACCGCGATCGACCTTTTCCCGCAAACCCATCATGTCGAGACGGTCGCACATCTTTCACGTACGTAA
- a CDS encoding methylmalonyl-CoA mutase family protein: MADERRARFETSSGIELPNDFNPSNTKAVDYDTDLGDPGHYPYTRGARRNMYRGKFWTMRQYAGFATAEESNERYKYLLSQGTTGLSVAFDLPTQIGLDSDDELALGEVGKVGVAIDSIEDMLRLLDGIPLDRVSTSMTINATASILLCLYLAVARKQGVTFDKVTGTIQNDILKEYIARGTYIYPPAPSMRLITDTFAFCAAEVPNWNTISISGYHIREAGSTAAQELAFTLADGICYVQAAIDVGLDVDQFAPRLSFFFNSHNNLLEEVAKFRAARRMWARIMRDRFNAKDARSHVLRFHTQTAGSTLTAQQPEVNVVRTTLQALAAVLGGTQSLHTNSMDEALGLPTESAARIALRTQQVIAFESGVADIVDPFAGSYAIEELTTQLETQANEYIGKIDAMGGMLRAIETGYVQREIQDAAYDFQRAVETNDAVVVGVNKFRLDEGSSIPVLSIDPKIERDQVARLGALRDRRDQSTVTRSLARLQEAANGTENLMPLILEAVENYATVGEISRCLRGVWGEFREAVTF; the protein is encoded by the coding sequence ATGGCAGACGAACGGCGAGCAAGATTTGAGACCTCATCAGGGATCGAACTTCCCAACGATTTCAACCCAAGCAATACGAAAGCGGTCGACTACGACACCGATCTCGGCGATCCGGGCCACTATCCATATACCCGCGGAGCTCGGCGAAATATGTATCGCGGCAAGTTTTGGACGATGCGCCAATATGCGGGTTTCGCGACTGCCGAGGAATCGAATGAAAGGTACAAATACTTGCTGTCGCAAGGGACGACCGGGCTGAGCGTAGCATTCGATCTCCCGACTCAGATCGGCCTCGATTCCGACGATGAACTTGCGTTAGGCGAAGTTGGAAAGGTGGGCGTGGCGATCGACAGCATTGAAGACATGCTCCGGCTACTCGACGGCATCCCGCTCGATCGTGTTTCGACGTCGATGACCATCAACGCGACAGCCTCGATACTGCTGTGCCTTTACCTTGCGGTCGCCCGAAAGCAGGGCGTTACGTTCGACAAGGTCACCGGCACGATTCAGAACGACATTCTCAAAGAGTATATTGCCCGCGGCACATATATTTATCCGCCCGCACCGAGCATGCGGTTGATAACCGACACATTCGCCTTTTGCGCGGCCGAAGTGCCAAATTGGAACACAATATCGATCTCCGGCTATCATATTCGCGAGGCCGGCTCGACCGCCGCACAGGAGCTTGCTTTTACGCTTGCAGACGGGATCTGCTACGTTCAGGCCGCGATCGATGTCGGCCTCGACGTCGATCAGTTCGCTCCGCGGCTCTCATTCTTTTTCAATTCTCACAACAATTTGCTGGAAGAGGTTGCAAAGTTTCGTGCCGCACGCAGAATGTGGGCGCGGATCATGCGAGATCGATTCAATGCCAAAGATGCAAGGTCACACGTCCTTCGCTTTCATACACAGACCGCAGGCTCCACACTAACCGCCCAACAGCCTGAGGTGAACGTCGTCCGTACCACCCTTCAAGCCTTGGCTGCGGTGCTTGGCGGCACACAGAGCCTTCACACAAATTCGATGGACGAGGCACTCGGACTTCCGACCGAGTCTGCCGCACGAATCGCTCTCCGGACGCAACAGGTTATTGCCTTTGAATCAGGGGTAGCAGATATCGTCGACCCCTTTGCCGGCAGCTATGCGATCGAGGAGCTCACCACCCAACTCGAGACTCAAGCGAACGAATACATCGGGAAGATCGATGCGATGGGAGGAATGTTGCGAGCGATCGAAACGGGTTACGTGCAGCGTGAGATACAGGATGCCGCGTACGACTTTCAACGGGCGGTTGAGACCAATGACGCTGTAGTCGTCGGCGTCAACAAATTCCGTTTAGACGAAGGTTCCTCGATCCCCGTGTTATCGATAGATCCGAAGATCGAGCGCGACCAGGTAGCGCGGCTCGGAGCGCTTCGCGATCGGCGTGATCAATCGACGGTCACTCGATCGCTTGCCCGCCTTCAAGAAGCCGCTAACGGCACCGAAAATCTCATGCCACTGATACTCGAAGCGGTCGAGAACTACGCCACGGTTGGCGAGATAAGTCGTTGTCTGCGAGGGGTTTGGGGTGAATTTCGCGAGGCTGTGACCTTTTGA
- a CDS encoding type IV pilus twitching motility protein PilT has translation MDVLFHRMAEVGASDLHLSVSMPPMIRKDGKVQRLDCDEAILTPDVMRELLLSIMPLKNQEEFDVRRDTDFAYEIADLARFRCNVFMDRKGMGAVFRIIPAKMTTAEQLGLSDAILNLCDLSKGLVVVTGPTGSGKSTTLCAMVNHINMQREDHIITIEDPIEFVHENIKCLVNQREVHNHTSSFKDALRAALREDPDILLVGEMRDLETISIAIETAETGHLVFGTLHTTTAASTVDRIIDQFPADRQQQIRVMLSESLKGVIAQTLLPKIGGGRVAALEVLIVTPAISNLIREGKTFQIPSAMQTGKNHGMVMLNDALFDLVQKKMVEPRDAYIKAVDKTNFETMLTRGGFSI, from the coding sequence ATGGATGTTCTCTTTCATCGAATGGCCGAGGTCGGTGCATCGGATCTTCATCTTTCTGTCAGCATGCCGCCGATGATCCGAAAAGACGGCAAGGTGCAGCGCCTCGATTGCGACGAAGCGATCCTTACACCGGACGTGATGCGTGAACTGCTGCTTTCGATCATGCCGCTGAAGAATCAAGAGGAATTCGACGTCCGGCGCGACACCGATTTCGCATATGAGATCGCCGATCTCGCTCGATTCAGATGCAACGTTTTTATGGATCGGAAAGGGATGGGCGCAGTTTTCAGAATAATTCCGGCAAAAATGACTACTGCCGAACAGCTCGGACTTTCAGACGCGATACTCAATCTCTGCGATCTCTCAAAAGGCCTCGTCGTAGTCACCGGCCCAACAGGTTCGGGTAAATCGACTACGCTCTGCGCAATGGTCAATCACATCAATATGCAGCGTGAAGACCATATAATAACTATCGAAGACCCGATTGAGTTTGTTCACGAAAATATCAAGTGCCTGGTAAATCAACGTGAGGTACACAACCACACAAGCTCGTTCAAAGACGCATTGCGTGCAGCGTTACGCGAAGATCCGGATATCCTTCTGGTCGGCGAAATGCGCGATCTCGAGACGATCTCTATAGCGATCGAGACCGCCGAGACCGGACACCTCGTTTTCGGCACATTGCATACTACAACAGCAGCGTCGACGGTTGACCGCATCATCGATCAATTTCCGGCTGATCGGCAACAGCAGATCCGCGTCATGCTTTCCGAATCTCTCAAAGGTGTGATCGCTCAGACACTTTTACCGAAGATCGGCGGCGGTCGCGTTGCGGCGCTTGAAGTCCTGATCGTAACGCCTGCGATCAGCAATTTGATCAGAGAAGGCAAGACGTTTCAGATCCCTTCTGCAATGCAGACCGGTAAGAACCATGGAATGGTGATGTTGAATGATGCCTTGTTCGACCTGGTGCAAAAGAAGATGGTCGAACCGCGTGATGCGTACATAAAGGCGGTAGATAAAACAAACTTCGAAACAATGCTAACGCGAGGCGGTTTCAGCATATAG
- a CDS encoding TolC family protein, protein MSNRTVLSNCGKWFYRGVAAAGLNLLFLIGVNAQAVVPTPAPTSTPITKPTPISIETAPPSTMPADPPPVAPNFEAPVKGMPSPDRVGVNVLDQLPLTLDEAIRLALDNNNDVDASRNNVEIAEFNLRGARGVFDPLIDAQSYYESLTTPTASLIGGAVNGAVTQTRYFGSAGLTGFSPWFGGVYSARFDSTRFTTSNTNSFLNPQFPSVLSFSYTQPLLRNRSTDANRRSIEIAKKNLSISDSQFRQRAIEVIASVEQAYWNLAFALRNMQVQLDAVRQARTQLESNQRLVAQGVLAPIDIVAATAQISTFELNVFAAQEEVTRAENHLKTLMLSDRASETWSRAITPVSPISLEAPRVGLEVAVAEALKNRPELIQLTTTAEINKIDQTYYRNQTKPQIDLVGIYTSQGLAGTETPAAFDSSGNSRVPPNLVGGYLSSLGNLFAQDYPTYRIGVTVTLPWGNTTAKANLGRTLVEERRIKNTRDQAEQIIEAEVRNSLQALRSAEARLSSATSARAAAEQLSESEQRQFRAGTTTFYLVLQRQNELISARGRELLAQTYLNRAISEFQRATGTTLTANNVNVSDGKSFIQTESGRRVAINSRFFQRGPAR, encoded by the coding sequence ATGTCGAATAGGACGGTCTTAAGTAATTGCGGCAAATGGTTTTATCGTGGCGTGGCCGCGGCCGGCCTTAACCTGCTGTTTCTAATTGGCGTTAATGCGCAGGCGGTTGTGCCAACGCCCGCCCCAACTTCGACACCGATCACAAAACCGACTCCGATATCGATTGAGACCGCTCCACCATCGACCATGCCGGCAGATCCGCCGCCGGTCGCACCGAATTTCGAGGCTCCGGTCAAGGGTATGCCCTCGCCAGATCGGGTCGGCGTAAATGTTCTAGATCAGTTGCCGCTTACTCTTGACGAGGCGATCAGGCTCGCATTGGATAACAATAATGACGTCGACGCTTCGCGAAATAACGTAGAGATCGCCGAGTTTAACCTGAGAGGTGCCCGCGGCGTATTTGATCCGCTTATTGATGCCCAAAGCTACTACGAGAGTCTTACAACACCGACAGCCTCGCTTATCGGAGGTGCGGTCAACGGTGCTGTTACGCAGACCCGTTACTTCGGGTCTGCGGGTTTAACGGGGTTTTCGCCTTGGTTTGGCGGCGTTTATTCAGCAAGATTCGATTCGACACGGTTCACAACGAGCAATACGAACTCATTTCTTAACCCGCAGTTCCCTTCGGTCCTTAGTTTTTCGTACACGCAGCCACTGCTTCGCAATCGGAGTACAGATGCCAATCGGCGCTCGATCGAGATCGCGAAGAAAAACCTTAGTATTTCGGACTCTCAGTTTCGACAGCGGGCGATCGAGGTCATTGCCTCGGTCGAACAAGCCTACTGGAATTTAGCATTTGCACTTCGAAACATGCAGGTGCAGCTAGATGCCGTCAGGCAGGCCCGCACTCAGCTCGAAAGCAACCAGAGGCTTGTCGCACAGGGGGTTCTTGCACCGATCGATATCGTTGCTGCAACAGCACAGATCTCGACGTTCGAGCTGAATGTCTTTGCTGCGCAGGAAGAAGTGACTCGTGCCGAGAATCACCTCAAGACGCTGATGTTGAGCGATAGGGCCTCGGAAACTTGGTCAAGGGCCATTACACCCGTTTCGCCGATAAGTCTGGAAGCCCCGCGGGTCGGGCTCGAGGTGGCGGTTGCAGAAGCACTAAAGAATCGGCCCGAACTCATTCAACTAACGACTACGGCCGAGATCAATAAGATCGACCAAACCTACTATCGGAATCAGACGAAGCCGCAGATAGACCTTGTCGGTATCTACACTTCGCAGGGCCTCGCGGGAACCGAGACCCCGGCGGCCTTTGATTCCTCGGGTAATAGCCGCGTGCCGCCAAATCTCGTGGGCGGATATTTGAGCTCGCTAGGAAACCTGTTTGCACAAGACTATCCGACCTATCGCATCGGTGTGACGGTCACATTGCCTTGGGGCAATACAACTGCAAAGGCGAACCTCGGCAGAACTCTCGTCGAAGAAAGGCGAATCAAGAACACTCGCGATCAGGCAGAACAGATCATCGAAGCTGAGGTCAGAAACTCGCTGCAGGCGCTTCGGTCTGCAGAGGCGAGATTGTCTTCGGCAACTTCCGCCAGGGCGGCGGCCGAGCAGCTTTCCGAAAGCGAACAGCGGCAATTTCGTGCGGGGACAACGACCTTTTACCTCGTGCTGCAGCGACAGAACGAACTGATCTCTGCCCGCGGGCGCGAACTGTTGGCGCAGACCTATCTTAATCGCGCGATATCAGAGTTTCAGCGCGCGACCGGTACCACGCTCACCGCGAATAACGTCAACGTCAGCGACGGAAAGAGCTTCATTCAGACCGAAAGCGGACGAAGAGTTGCAATAAATTCAAGATTCTTTCAGCGCGGACCGGCCAGATAA